The Vibrio gallaecicus genome contains a region encoding:
- a CDS encoding BufA1 family periplasmic bufferin-type metallophore: protein MKNSNLAVTAAITSLLAFGGTVLTSAPAEAAAKEKCYGVAKAGKNDCATKTSSCAGTAKEDNQSDAFVVVPKGLCGKLSGGSTQSS, encoded by the coding sequence ATGAAAAATTCAAATCTTGCTGTAACTGCTGCGATCACGAGCCTACTTGCCTTTGGTGGTACTGTTTTAACTTCTGCACCCGCTGAAGCCGCGGCAAAAGAAAAGTGCTACGGCGTAGCGAAAGCTGGTAAAAATGACTGTGCGACCAAAACAAGCTCATGTGCGGGTACAGCAAAAGAAGACAACCAAAGTGATGCATTTGTTGTGGTACCTAAAGGACTATGTGGGAAGCTTTCAGGCGGTAGTACTCAATCTTCTTAA
- the bufB gene encoding MNIO family bufferin maturase, translating to MTHPLHPKVGVGLRTPHLDFFNQNPEQVSWLEVHSENYFQPNSPHRHQLNTIRQHHEISCHGVGLSLGSVERVSHHHLSLLKHLINEIEPFLISDHLSWSQSGGHHFNDLLPLPYTEEALDVFCRNVIEVQEYLQRAILIENPSSYLKFNHSTIAEWDFLAEVQKRTECRLLLDLNNVHVSAFNHGFDCKTYLEGIPAKAVDEIHLAGFTIKQLDEGEIWIDTHSKPVSKEVWDLFKTWTTQHGERHTLIEWDLDLPKPEVLLDEAIKASQQLRQISLNDQYTSAGRKAS from the coding sequence TTGACACATCCTCTTCACCCAAAAGTTGGCGTAGGGTTAAGAACTCCCCATTTGGATTTTTTTAATCAAAACCCTGAGCAAGTCAGCTGGTTAGAAGTGCACAGTGAAAACTACTTTCAACCAAACTCTCCGCACCGTCATCAGCTTAATACCATCAGACAACATCATGAAATTAGCTGTCACGGGGTAGGTTTATCATTAGGCTCAGTAGAAAGAGTCAGTCACCATCACCTTTCTTTATTGAAGCATTTAATTAATGAAATCGAACCTTTTTTGATTTCCGATCATTTAAGCTGGAGCCAATCTGGTGGGCATCACTTTAATGACTTATTACCCCTTCCTTATACAGAAGAAGCTCTTGATGTGTTTTGTAGAAACGTCATCGAGGTTCAAGAGTACCTTCAGCGTGCCATCCTAATAGAGAACCCATCGAGCTATCTTAAATTCAATCACTCAACCATCGCTGAGTGGGATTTTTTAGCTGAAGTCCAAAAGCGAACAGAGTGCCGGCTATTACTCGACCTGAACAATGTGCACGTATCTGCTTTTAATCACGGGTTTGATTGCAAAACCTACCTAGAAGGAATACCTGCCAAAGCCGTTGATGAAATTCATTTAGCAGGATTTACGATTAAGCAGTTAGATGAAGGTGAAATTTGGATTGATACTCACAGTAAACCGGTGAGTAAAGAGGTGTGGGATCTTTTTAAAACTTGGACCACGCAACATGGTGAAAGGCATACCCTTATCGAATGGGATTTAGATTTACCAAAGCCAGAAGTACTGCTAGACGAAGCGATAAAGGCAAGCCAACAGCTTCGCCAAATTAGTCTTAATGATCAATACACATCTGCAGGGAGGAAAGCATCATGA
- a CDS encoding HvfC/BufC N-terminal domain-containing protein produces MSDSLAKIQQEFARALKYESDGERCDIVSDHLSDTLRIQIYRNNFVISLSEVMSATYPMVEALVGEECFTQLARQYVLSTPLHSADVSEYGEGFSETIQLFPSVIEAAPYLSEVARFEWCCDQTFRSAQCELTLKTIQPLTELVHVAPEMHHRLMLHLKDGVSLFDSPYALYSLQQAILDNNIEQLNIQQSETGVITLANTQHTNDEQIVCHSLTNEAYQLVIAINDGNSLSEIDPHLLPHLDSIISLGIVAGFSVSATKEKIYE; encoded by the coding sequence ATGAGCGACTCTCTTGCTAAGATTCAACAAGAATTTGCTCGCGCTTTAAAGTATGAGAGCGATGGGGAGCGCTGTGACATTGTGAGTGATCACTTATCTGATACACTGCGAATTCAAATCTATCGCAATAATTTTGTTATCAGCTTAAGTGAAGTCATGAGTGCTACCTACCCTATGGTTGAAGCACTCGTGGGTGAAGAATGTTTTACTCAATTAGCAAGGCAGTATGTTCTGAGTACCCCACTCCACTCGGCTGATGTAAGTGAGTATGGTGAAGGGTTTAGTGAGACTATCCAGCTTTTCCCAAGTGTTATCGAAGCCGCACCCTACCTAAGTGAAGTGGCTCGTTTTGAGTGGTGTTGTGACCAAACCTTTCGCTCAGCACAATGCGAATTAACGCTTAAAACTATCCAACCTTTAACTGAGTTAGTTCATGTTGCACCCGAGATGCACCATCGTTTAATGCTTCATTTAAAAGATGGAGTAAGTTTATTTGACTCACCATATGCGCTTTATTCTCTCCAACAAGCCATTCTTGATAACAATATAGAGCAACTTAATATTCAGCAAAGTGAAACTGGTGTCATCACTTTAGCAAACACCCAACATACAAATGATGAACAAATTGTGTGTCACTCACTGACAAATGAAGCCTACCAACTCGTCATTGCAATCAACGATGGCAATTCCCTTAGCGAAATAGACCCACACCTTCTACCACATTTAGATTCAATTATTTCGCTTGGTATCGTGGCAGGATTCTCCGTTAGCGCCACTAAGGAGAAAATATATGAATAG
- a CDS encoding DoxX family protein: protein MNSPKIINLVTQYDSLIGRLQALFVPLLLLFCRVWVAWVFFNSGLTKIASWDSTLYLFELEYQVPIIPWELAAYLGTAAELILPVFMVLGLLTRPMAAILFVFNIIAVVSYPVLWEQGFYDHQLWGLMILIVVIWGAGPLSADKLIKSKVIN from the coding sequence ATGAATAGTCCGAAGATAATAAACCTAGTCACTCAATATGATTCATTAATCGGCCGCTTACAGGCATTATTTGTCCCGCTGCTTTTACTCTTTTGTAGGGTATGGGTTGCCTGGGTCTTTTTCAATTCAGGGCTAACCAAAATTGCCTCATGGGATAGCACCTTGTATTTATTTGAGCTTGAATATCAGGTGCCTATTATTCCGTGGGAGTTAGCGGCTTACCTAGGCACCGCCGCCGAGCTCATTTTGCCTGTATTTATGGTTCTTGGGTTATTAACCAGACCAATGGCAGCCATACTCTTTGTCTTCAATATCATTGCCGTTGTTTCTTACCCTGTATTGTGGGAACAAGGTTTTTATGACCACCAATTATGGGGGTTAATGATATTAATCGTTGTCATCTGGGGAGCTGGTCCTTTATCCGCCGATAAGCTAATCAAATCCAAAGTAATAAATTAG
- the tsrA gene encoding H-NS-like global regulator TsrA → MSLTTYEMARVLEQMEDAPEKIMFGKLLAELGNQSEERIRSAAKQVPIDTLRDIVYQFQRVIEARKGEKVQLLAKQLAEQGISAEELQAFLNK, encoded by the coding sequence ATGTCATTAACAACTTATGAAATGGCTCGTGTTTTAGAGCAGATGGAAGATGCTCCTGAAAAAATCATGTTTGGTAAGCTTCTTGCTGAACTTGGTAACCAAAGTGAAGAGCGTATTCGCAGTGCCGCAAAACAGGTGCCGATCGACACGTTAAGAGATATTGTGTATCAATTTCAGCGTGTGATTGAAGCTCGTAAGGGCGAGAAGGTTCAGCTGCTAGCAAAGCAGTTGGCTGAGCAAGGTATTTCAGCAGAAGAGCTGCAAGCATTCTTAAATAAGTAG
- a CDS encoding multidrug effflux MFS transporter, translating to MLVLFSPLAIDIYLPALPQISAAFHVEHALAQDTITWFLFAMGVGQLFAGPLADKLGRRTVALGGISIYALSACLAWAAQSIDMMLIARLLQGLGACATSVAAFATVRDIFGPEKSGKMISYLNGAICFIPALAPILGSWLTQEFGWRSNFSFMAGFAVVVGSILFFQMKETNPATEKVAVFKLERYWSVLRTPSFIFHASLCMLAMAVILAYVTSAPVVLMEQLGMSMNEFTFWFGINALINIIAAFSAPRFMDKFGTYGALIVGISTLGFAGILMLVLANEATAIAFMLPIFLSSVGFAWILGAAAGKALEPFGDRAGTAAALLGLFQMSGSGFLVGTMQRMNLEPPIMIAMHMLIIVPALFILLSKVGKTWHATLAKV from the coding sequence ATGCTAGTGCTATTTAGCCCTCTAGCTATTGATATTTACTTGCCAGCGTTACCTCAAATATCAGCGGCGTTTCACGTGGAACATGCATTGGCTCAAGATACGATTACTTGGTTCTTATTTGCTATGGGCGTAGGGCAACTCTTTGCTGGTCCATTGGCAGATAAACTCGGTCGTCGAACTGTTGCATTAGGAGGGATCAGTATCTATGCACTGAGTGCTTGCTTGGCGTGGGCCGCTCAGTCAATTGATATGATGCTGATTGCTCGGTTGCTGCAAGGCTTAGGAGCTTGTGCGACTTCTGTAGCTGCTTTTGCAACAGTTCGCGATATTTTTGGTCCAGAGAAAAGTGGCAAGATGATTAGCTACTTGAATGGTGCTATCTGTTTTATCCCTGCACTTGCTCCCATTCTGGGAAGTTGGTTAACTCAAGAATTTGGCTGGCGTTCTAACTTTAGTTTCATGGCTGGTTTTGCTGTAGTGGTCGGTTCAATCTTATTCTTCCAAATGAAAGAGACTAACCCAGCAACAGAAAAAGTGGCGGTGTTCAAACTTGAGCGCTATTGGTCTGTATTAAGAACGCCATCATTTATCTTCCATGCAAGCTTATGTATGTTGGCTATGGCAGTGATACTGGCTTACGTGACTTCAGCCCCTGTGGTTCTGATGGAACAACTAGGCATGAGTATGAATGAGTTTACTTTCTGGTTTGGTATTAATGCACTTATTAATATTATCGCAGCATTCTCGGCACCTAGATTCATGGATAAGTTTGGTACCTATGGAGCGCTAATTGTGGGTATTAGTACTCTTGGTTTTGCAGGTATTCTCATGTTGGTTCTAGCGAATGAAGCAACAGCCATAGCGTTTATGCTACCTATCTTTTTGTCTTCTGTTGGCTTCGCTTGGATTTTAGGCGCGGCAGCTGGCAAAGCGCTTGAACCATTTGGTGACAGAGCGGGTACTGCAGCAGCGCTTCTAGGTTTATTCCAAATGAGTGGTTCTGGCTTCTTAGTTGGCACAATGCAAAGAATGAACCTTGAGCCACCAATTATGATTGCCATGCACATGCTTATCATTGTCCCAGCACTATTCATACTGCTTAGTAAAGTGGGCAAAACATGGCATGCGACTTTGGCTAAAGTATAA
- a CDS encoding LysR family transcriptional regulator codes for MNLEKLARIDLNLLVCLQVLLEELSVTRTAHRLCLSQSAVSKSLAKLREQFNDPLFTRSAHGLRPTPKALFLKPKLETLINQLEVLTQPETFTPYNSDHSFHIAAVESVYPLILPHFLPAIFRQAPKVNINTHAWNEQTFRKLQMGELDIGLTGKDIDINDARLTMLPPDDICEQEIYRDAQMCVLRRNHPALEQKWDLANYLAQRHVQVRCDGSDRWLLDYKLADLGHQRDIAISVPDFNSAASLCTYTDFVFTAPSHFTDLVAKQLDLVVVPLPMEFPPMAYTLFWHRDRENDPALSWLRNIIKEKTLHLR; via the coding sequence ATGAATCTTGAGAAACTGGCTCGTATCGACCTCAATTTATTAGTGTGCTTGCAGGTTCTACTTGAGGAACTTAGTGTTACTAGAACAGCGCATCGTTTATGCCTAAGCCAGTCGGCAGTTAGTAAGTCACTTGCGAAGCTTCGAGAACAATTTAATGATCCTTTATTTACTCGGAGTGCTCATGGGTTACGCCCAACACCGAAAGCCTTATTTCTAAAACCAAAACTAGAGACACTTATCAATCAACTCGAGGTTTTGACTCAACCAGAAACTTTCACTCCATACAATAGCGACCATAGCTTTCACATTGCAGCAGTCGAGAGTGTTTACCCATTAATATTGCCTCACTTCTTACCCGCTATTTTCCGACAAGCACCTAAAGTAAATATTAATACCCATGCTTGGAACGAACAAACGTTCAGAAAATTGCAAATGGGTGAATTGGACATTGGCTTAACCGGTAAAGATATAGACATCAATGATGCAAGGTTAACCATGCTCCCTCCTGACGATATCTGCGAACAAGAAATTTATCGCGATGCTCAAATGTGCGTATTAAGGCGCAACCATCCAGCTCTAGAGCAAAAATGGGATCTGGCAAACTACTTAGCACAAAGACATGTGCAAGTGAGATGTGATGGGAGTGATCGCTGGCTTTTAGATTACAAACTGGCGGATCTTGGTCACCAAAGAGATATTGCCATTTCAGTCCCTGATTTCAACAGCGCTGCTAGCTTGTGTACTTATACTGACTTTGTCTTTACTGCTCCTAGCCACTTTACTGATCTTGTCGCAAAACAATTAGATTTGGTTGTCGTGCCTTTACCTATGGAATTCCCACCAATGGCATATACTTTGTTCTGGCATAGAGACAGAGAAAATGACCCTGCTCTGAGTTGGTTACGAAATATCATCAAAGAAAAAACATTACATCTTAGGTAA
- a CDS encoding aminopeptidase P family protein encodes MHTITAERVNAVRVWLETNQYDALIIPHEDEYLGEYVPAHNERLHWLTGFTGSAGAAIITRDTAAMFVDGRYTVQVRKQVPAEVFEYRHLIEEPALDWAVQTLPANSKVAFDPRMHTAAWLKAAQAKLAGKLELATLASNPIDELWADRPAPIVSDVRLMATESVGQSSTSKRAEVAELLATKESDAAVLTELDSICWLLNIRGLDVSRLPVVLSNAIIHADQSVDFFLDPARIPAGFEEHVGQGIRVSHPSELQSCLEKLAGKRVSVDAGTSNAWYTLVLQNAGAEIIEAADPCLMPKAAKNDVEIAGMKACHIRDGAAMVKFLSWLDAEVAAGNLHDEAVLSDKLEAIRFQDPTIKDLSFDTISAAGGNAAMCHYNHENQPEPGKLELNTLYLVDSGGQYLDGTTDITRTIAIGQPTKEMIKQFTLALKGHIGITRARFPQGTRGYQIDILARQHLWAEGFDYDHGTGHGVGHFLSVHEGPQSISKKLIDVPLVKGMVLSNEPGYYRAEEFGIRIENLELVVELPTNGDFSVLAFESLTRCPIDKRNINVDMLTRPELAWLNEYHQKVWNDVSPLVEGDTLEWLHQSTSPVEHS; translated from the coding sequence ATGCACACTATCACTGCTGAACGCGTTAACGCGGTTCGAGTTTGGCTTGAGACCAATCAATACGATGCTTTAATTATTCCTCATGAAGATGAGTATTTAGGGGAATATGTTCCTGCACACAACGAACGCCTTCACTGGTTAACAGGGTTCACGGGCTCAGCCGGTGCTGCAATCATCACTCGTGATACTGCTGCGATGTTTGTTGATGGTCGCTATACGGTTCAAGTTCGTAAACAAGTCCCAGCAGAAGTATTTGAGTATCGTCATCTTATTGAAGAACCCGCTCTCGATTGGGCAGTCCAAACATTGCCAGCAAATAGCAAAGTAGCCTTTGATCCAAGAATGCACACTGCCGCTTGGTTGAAAGCCGCTCAGGCGAAACTCGCAGGTAAACTTGAACTCGCAACTTTAGCGTCAAACCCAATTGATGAGCTTTGGGCTGATCGCCCTGCTCCTATCGTTTCTGATGTACGCTTAATGGCGACAGAATCAGTTGGACAGTCAAGTACAAGTAAACGTGCAGAAGTAGCAGAGCTATTAGCAACCAAAGAATCAGATGCTGCAGTGCTAACGGAACTTGATTCTATTTGTTGGTTATTGAATATTCGTGGCTTAGATGTATCACGTCTTCCTGTTGTTCTTTCTAACGCGATTATCCATGCCGATCAAAGCGTGGACTTCTTCCTAGATCCTGCACGCATTCCAGCAGGATTCGAAGAGCACGTTGGTCAAGGTATTCGAGTTTCTCACCCATCTGAACTTCAAAGCTGCTTAGAAAAGCTAGCAGGTAAACGAGTATCTGTAGATGCAGGTACAAGTAACGCTTGGTATACACTAGTACTTCAAAATGCAGGCGCAGAGATCATTGAAGCTGCAGACCCATGCCTAATGCCAAAAGCCGCAAAAAATGATGTGGAAATTGCAGGTATGAAAGCGTGTCACATTAGAGATGGCGCTGCTATGGTTAAGTTTCTTTCTTGGCTAGATGCTGAGGTTGCTGCAGGTAACCTTCATGATGAAGCGGTACTTTCAGACAAGCTAGAAGCAATTCGCTTCCAAGACCCAACCATAAAAGATTTAAGCTTCGACACTATCTCTGCTGCTGGCGGTAATGCTGCAATGTGCCACTACAACCATGAGAACCAACCTGAACCAGGTAAGCTAGAGCTGAACACGCTTTACCTTGTTGATTCAGGCGGTCAGTATCTAGATGGCACAACAGACATCACTCGTACTATCGCAATAGGTCAACCAACTAAGGAAATGATCAAGCAATTCACTCTGGCTTTGAAAGGTCACATAGGTATTACTCGCGCTCGCTTCCCTCAAGGCACTCGTGGCTACCAAATTGATATTCTTGCTCGTCAGCACCTATGGGCAGAAGGTTTTGATTATGACCATGGAACAGGTCACGGAGTTGGTCACTTCTTAAGTGTTCATGAAGGGCCTCAAAGCATCTCGAAAAAGCTTATCGATGTCCCTCTTGTGAAAGGTATGGTTCTTTCAAACGAACCAGGCTACTACCGAGCTGAAGAGTTTGGTATTCGAATTGAAAACTTGGAGCTTGTTGTAGAACTACCGACTAACGGCGACTTTTCTGTCCTTGCTTTTGAATCTTTAACTCGTTGTCCTATCGATAAACGCAATATCAATGTCGATATGCTGACTCGCCCGGAACTTGCATGGTTAAATGAATACCACCAAAAAGTATGGAATGATGTAAGCCCGCTTGTTGAAGGTGATACTTTAGAATGGCTACACCAATCGACCTCACCAGTTGAGCATTCATAA
- the thiH gene encoding 2-iminoacetate synthase ThiH, whose protein sequence is MSFVDQFKKLNWDDIGLSIYSKTAKDVERALASPKRSLEDFKALISPAAEPYLEQMAQQSLALTRQRFGNTMSLYIPLYLSNLCANACTYCGFSMENRIKRRTLNLDEINAEITAIKGMKFDSVLLVTGEHETKVGMKYFREVLPTIKNQFNYLAMEVQPLKQDEYAELKTLGLDAVMVYQETYHPSTYAEHHLRGNKTDFDFRLDTPDRLAKAGIDKIGIGALIGLEEWRTDCFYVAAHLDYLERTYWQTRYSISFPRLRPCEGGLQPKSVMSDKQLVQLICAYRLLNPEVELSLSTRESAHFRDNVLPLGITSMSAASKTQPGGYALEDSELEQFEISDERSAASVESMIRQKGFDPVWKDWHSGYSG, encoded by the coding sequence ATGAGTTTTGTTGATCAGTTTAAAAAGCTGAATTGGGATGATATTGGGCTTTCAATTTATAGTAAAACAGCAAAGGATGTAGAACGCGCGCTCGCTTCTCCAAAGCGAAGTCTTGAAGACTTTAAAGCTCTGATTTCACCAGCAGCGGAACCTTACTTAGAGCAGATGGCACAACAGTCTTTGGCATTAACACGTCAAAGGTTCGGTAATACAATGTCTCTGTATATTCCGCTTTATCTATCAAACCTATGTGCGAATGCTTGTACTTATTGCGGCTTCTCAATGGAGAACCGTATTAAACGTCGCACGCTTAATCTTGATGAAATTAATGCGGAAATTACTGCGATTAAAGGGATGAAGTTTGACAGTGTTTTGCTCGTCACGGGTGAACATGAAACAAAAGTAGGGATGAAGTATTTCAGAGAAGTCCTACCAACGATTAAAAACCAGTTTAACTATTTAGCGATGGAAGTTCAGCCGCTTAAGCAGGATGAATACGCAGAACTCAAAACGTTAGGCTTGGATGCAGTGATGGTGTATCAGGAAACTTATCATCCTAGTACTTATGCTGAACATCATCTACGTGGTAATAAGACTGACTTTGATTTTCGTCTTGATACACCAGATCGATTGGCGAAAGCAGGTATAGATAAGATTGGCATTGGTGCTCTTATTGGTTTGGAAGAATGGCGAACAGACTGTTTTTATGTCGCCGCGCATTTAGATTATTTAGAGCGTACTTATTGGCAAACTCGATACTCAATTTCTTTCCCTCGTTTGAGACCTTGTGAGGGTGGGTTACAGCCTAAGTCTGTCATGTCAGACAAGCAGTTGGTTCAGTTGATTTGTGCTTATCGCTTATTGAATCCTGAAGTAGAGCTATCTCTTTCAACACGAGAATCTGCTCACTTTAGAGATAATGTATTGCCCCTTGGCATCACCAGCATGTCAGCAGCCTCAAAGACTCAACCTGGAGGGTATGCATTAGAAGATTCCGAGCTTGAGCAGTTTGAGATAAGTGATGAGCGTAGTGCTGCTTCGGTAGAGTCAATGATTAGACAGAAAGGCTTTGATCCAGTTTGGAAGGATTGGCATAGCGGTTATTCAGGATAA
- a CDS encoding thiazole synthase, with amino-acid sequence MLTIADKVFESRLFTGTGKFSNNQVMAEAIKASGSQLATMALKRVDIHSQDDDILRPILDAGVNLLPNTSGAKNAKDAIFAAHLAREALGTNWLKLEIHPDPKYLLPDPIETLAAAEQLVKDGFVVLPYCHADPVLCKRLEEVGCAAVMPLGAPIGSNKGVVSSDFIEIIIDQANVPVIVDAGIGAPSHAAKAMEMGADAVLVNTAIASSNHPVEMAIAFKLAVEAGRMAYQSGLAGQVSHAVASSPLTSFLNE; translated from the coding sequence ATGTTAACTATAGCGGATAAAGTTTTTGAATCTCGCCTGTTTACGGGCACGGGAAAGTTTTCAAATAACCAAGTAATGGCAGAAGCGATAAAAGCATCGGGGTCTCAGTTAGCTACAATGGCACTCAAGAGAGTAGATATTCATTCCCAAGATGATGATATCTTACGCCCGATTTTGGATGCTGGAGTAAACCTTCTTCCAAATACATCAGGTGCTAAAAATGCGAAGGACGCAATTTTTGCTGCGCATCTAGCTCGTGAAGCTTTAGGTACTAATTGGCTTAAATTAGAGATTCACCCAGATCCAAAATATCTACTACCAGACCCTATTGAAACATTAGCTGCGGCTGAACAATTGGTTAAAGATGGTTTTGTCGTTTTGCCATATTGCCATGCAGACCCTGTTCTATGTAAACGTTTAGAGGAAGTAGGCTGCGCAGCAGTGATGCCTCTTGGTGCACCTATTGGTTCAAACAAAGGTGTTGTGTCTTCAGATTTCATCGAAATTATTATTGATCAAGCAAACGTACCAGTCATTGTTGATGCTGGTATCGGTGCGCCTTCACATGCTGCGAAAGCGATGGAAATGGGGGCGGATGCCGTTTTGGTTAACACTGCTATTGCTTCTTCGAATCACCCCGTGGAAATGGCTATTGCTTTTAAGTTAGCAGTGGAGGCTGGACGAATGGCATATCAATCTGGCTTAGCGGGTCAAGTTTCCCATGCTGTAGCATCAAGCCCACTGACCTCATTTCTGAATGAGTAA
- the thiS gene encoding sulfur carrier protein ThiS translates to MNQITIKINEKFETVESHSSLADIIKALSLPDFGCVFAINNTVIPRNQWQQTVMNDGDSISLFQAIAGG, encoded by the coding sequence GTGAATCAAATAACAATTAAAATAAACGAAAAGTTCGAAACGGTAGAAAGCCATTCGTCACTTGCTGACATCATTAAAGCTTTATCTCTTCCTGATTTTGGCTGCGTCTTTGCAATAAATAATACCGTTATTCCACGTAACCAATGGCAACAAACGGTCATGAATGACGGTGATTCAATTTCTCTTTTTCAAGCGATCGCAGGCGGATAA
- a CDS encoding HesA/MoeB/ThiF family protein produces MLSDEQFTRYQRQVSLVEFGESGQEKLLKSHVLVIGCGGLGNAAALYLAASGIGKLVLIDDDVIESSNLQRQVAFQDDDIGQTKTQALANRIQKLNSDCKVRVLTKKADYQQLSLEVMLADAVLDCTDNFPSRQQINRACFRNQTPLISSSAIGWNGQFVVFDFEHSRDSGCYRCLFPFDENVEGQRCSDSGIVGPVVGTMGNLQALAAIQKLAMGEFIVPSHELKLFDGKTMNWQNLSMQKDVSCPVCNEQKSLAEKESEVIE; encoded by the coding sequence ATGCTGAGTGATGAGCAATTCACTCGTTATCAAAGGCAAGTATCCTTAGTTGAATTTGGTGAGAGTGGGCAAGAAAAACTGCTGAAGAGTCATGTTCTTGTTATTGGATGTGGTGGGTTAGGTAACGCTGCAGCGCTTTATCTTGCAGCTTCAGGTATTGGAAAGCTGGTTTTGATTGATGACGACGTAATTGAATCATCTAACTTACAGCGACAAGTTGCTTTTCAGGATGACGATATTGGTCAAACGAAAACACAGGCGTTGGCTAATCGTATCCAAAAGCTTAACTCTGACTGCAAAGTTCGGGTGTTGACTAAGAAGGCTGATTATCAGCAATTATCCTTAGAAGTCATGCTTGCCGATGCAGTTCTTGACTGCACTGATAATTTCCCTTCAAGGCAGCAAATCAATCGCGCTTGCTTTCGAAATCAAACACCACTGATTTCTTCCTCAGCAATAGGTTGGAATGGCCAGTTTGTTGTTTTCGATTTTGAGCATTCAAGAGACTCAGGTTGCTACCGCTGCTTATTTCCATTTGATGAAAATGTGGAAGGGCAGCGCTGTTCAGATTCTGGAATTGTAGGACCTGTAGTAGGAACTATGGGCAACCTCCAAGCACTTGCCGCGATACAGAAGTTAGCGATGGGCGAGTTCATTGTACCTAGCCATGAACTTAAGCTGTTTGATGGCAAAACGATGAATTGGCAGAACCTGTCTATGCAGAAAGATGTAAGTTGCCCAGTATGCAATGAACAAAAAAGCTTAGCTGAGAAAGAAAGTGAGGTTATTGAGTGA